The Rhodopseudomonas julia DNA segment TTTCTCAACCGCGGTGACGATGGCACCGCCTGCGACAAGCTGCGCTGTCTTGCCGCCGGGGGCGGCACAGAGATCGGCGACGCGTTTGCCGGAGATATCCCCGAGGAGACGCGCGGGGATTGCGGCGGCGGCATCCTGCACCCACCAATCCCCGGTCTCATAGCCGGGGAGCTTGGAGACGGTGTGCAGGCGATCGAGACGCACGCTGCCATTCGGCAAAAGATCGCCTGACAGACGTTCGGCAAGTTCGGCGGGATCGGATTTCGGCGTCAGATCGAGCGGTGGCGCGTCGGCATGGGCGGCAAGGATCGCGGCGGTTCGCTCCGGACCCCAGTTTTTCTCCCAGCGCGCGATCAGCCAGTCGGGCGCGCCGTTCACTGAAGCCGCAGAGGCCAAAATCTCGCTGCGCTCGCGGGCGATGCGCCGGAGCACTGAATTGACGAGCCCCTTGGTCTTGGCGGTGCGCCGGTCGCGGCCGGCCGCCGTCACGGCGAGATTGATCGCCGCGTGATCGGGAACGTCGAGATAGAGGACCTGCGTGGCGCCGAGATGCAGAAGCGCGGACAGGCGGTGGGCTTTCTCGTCGAGGGGGCGTTCCAGACGCTTTCTGATCGCATCCTCGATGGCGCCGCGGTGGCGCAGCGCCGCATCGAGGATCGCCCGCACCAGCCCCTTGTCCTGCGCCGACAGGGCGCGGAAGCCCGGCGCGCCGCCGGCCTCCAGAAGCGGACCGAGAGGGCTGCCGTCGCGCACGACTTTGAGGAGAATGGCGGTTGCGGCGTCGCGTGCGGCAAGGCCCGGCGGGCCCGGCTGGGCCGTGCCCCTTCCACTCGCCTTGCCGCCCGTCTTGGGGCCGCCCGTCTTGGGGCCGCCCTTGCTTGGGCCCTTGCCGGCGCCTGAGCGATGCGGCCGCGCCCCTGAAGCGGCACGGCTTTCCTGCGTGTTGTGCGGTTCGCGAACATCGCGCCGCGCGCCTTCGTCAGCGCTCATGAGCGGCTCGCCGATTCTCTGTCGTCATTCTGTCTTCCTAACGGCGCGACCACCACTTGACCATCGCCGCATCGCAGCTCTGCGGCAAGGAGGCCGCAAAGCGACGGCGCCACCCTGGGATGGCGCCGTTCAAATCTTCATGCCGCATGTCGCATGCAGGAATGGTCAAAAGATGGTGGGAAGCGGCGTCCAGGCATCCGTCGCTACCGCTTCTCCTGCAAGCCGGTGCCATGACGCCCGCGTGGCTTCGGCGCCGGACGGACGCGGCACCTGAAGAACTCGGTGCTTGAAGAGCTCAGCTCCCGGGAGAAGCTCGGCCTGCCGGAAGAATTCAGCCCCAAGGGCCGCCGCGTTTGCGGCCGGTCTGCGGCACCGTGCCGGAGCTCGAGCGGCCGGTCCCAGCCGAGCCCCAGGGACCGGAAACGCCGCGTGCGGCCGGCGCCGGCTCCACCGCGGGGCGGGAGGATTGCCGCGAAATGGCCGGCCCGCTGCCGCCGGAGGCCATCTCCTGCAAGGCCGCGATACGGTTTTCGGTCGACGGGTGCGTGGAGAAGAGGTTGTCCATGCGTGCACCCGACAGGGGATTGATGATGAAGAGATGTGCGGAAGCGGGATTTTGCTCCGCGCTCATCATCGGGCGACGCTTGGCGGCACCGGCGATCTTGCCGAGCGCGGAGGCGAGCCAGAGCGGGTTGCCGGCGATCGCCGCCCCGTCGCGGTCGGCGGAATATTCGCGCGTACGCGAGATCGCCATTTGCACGAGCATCGCGGCGAAAGGCGCCGTCAGGGCGGCGAGAAGCACGCCCACGAAACCGAAAGGCGAGTTGTTGTCGCGCGAGCCGCCGAAGAAGAGGGCGAAATTGCCGAGCATCGAAATGGCACCGGCGAGCGTCGCCGTGATCGTCATCGTCAAGGTGTCACGGTTCTTCACATGGGCGAGCTCATGCGCCATCACGCCCGCCACCTCTTCGTGGCTGAGCTGCTGCAACAGCCCGGTCGTCGCCGCGACGGCCGCATTTTCGGGATTGCGGCCGGTGGCGAAGGCGTTCGGCTGGTCGCTGTCGATGAGATAGACTTTCGGCATGGGCAGGTTCGCGCGCTCCGCAAGCTGGCGGATCATGCCGAAGAAATCGGGCGCCGAACGCTCGTCGACCTCATGCGCATTGTGCATTTTGAGGACGAGCTTGTCGGCGTTCCAATAAGAAAAGAGGTTCATGCCGGCGGCGAAGAGAAAGGCGATGAAGGCACCTCCGGAACCGCCGACGAGATAGCCGACGCCCATGAAAAGGGCGGTCAGGGCGGCCAGCAACATGGCCGTCTTCATCATGTTCATCGTCTTGTTTGCTCCGACCCACAAATAGCGTCCGTGCATATTTTGGGTGCCGATGAGCCGGCTTCAATCCGCAACTCGACCAAGACCGAGAAAGCTCAATGGAATCCGGCGCTTGAGCGGTTGGCATGCGACCACTCGGTCGCCAGGTCGCGGATCCTGCAGATTTTCTGGGCAGTTTTTCAGCTTTCGACGAGCGCCCGATACGCTTCCGAGCCCCTGCGGCAAGATCTCTGACACGACACCATGCAAGCCCGGCACCAGTTAGCTTTCGAAGTTTGCCGGCGTTGCAATGTCGGTTTGGGGAAATTGGCAGGACGGGGCAGGTCTATCGGCGGATAGGCTGCAAGCGGACCTGACCCCGAAATCTTACGGACCGGCTCAATAGAGGCCTGCCGCTTCAACTGGATGGGGGTTACATGTCGAAGTTTCGGTCGATCGGGTTACGTCTCGCGCTGGCGAGCGTCGGCCTGATCGCTTTTCTTCTGATCGTCGGGATCGCCACGATCTCCACTTTCGTCACGAATTCCGTCAGCGAACTGGCGACGGAAAAGCTGGAGCAGACCGGCCTTGCTCAGGCCAAGAATGTGCGGGGGCTTTTGGGCGGGCTGATGCAGACGGCCAAGACCCTCGACAGCACCGTCGAGGGATTGATGGAGACGGGCTATCGCGCACGCCCCGGCGTGACGCGGCTTTTGCAGCAGATGATGACGAAGGATACGGGTCTCGCTGGCGCCTGGGTGGCCTTTGAGCCCAACGCCTTCGACGGTCGCGACGCGGAACTTGCCGGGCGCGCGGATATTCGGACGCAGACGGAGGGCGGCCGCTTCGTGCCGTTCTATTACAATTACGGCGACGGGGTGAGCGAGACCCATGCCACCGATATGGCTCTGCCCTGGTATCAGGTTCCGTTCAAGAGCGGCGAACCCTTCATGACGGATCCGACGATCTACACGATCGACGGCAGCGATATCATGCTGACTTCGGCCGCTTTTCCGCTCGAGTTGGATGGGAAGACGATCGGTGTCGCCGGCGTCGACATCGAGCTTTCGAGCCTCTCCAAGGAATTCGCCCAGATCCGCCCCTATGATGTCGGCCATGTTCGCCTCGTCTCGCATGGTGGGTTGTGGACGGCGACGGATGATGCGGAAAATCTCGGAAAGCCGGTCAGTGAGACGGCTCCGGAGTTGTTCCCCGCTGTCGAAAAGGCGCTGAGCGCGGGAACCCGCCAGCTCGTGCGCGACGAGGCCGGGGTGCTCAATGTCATCGTGCCGACCGGGATCCAGGATATCGACGGCAATTGGGCGGTCATCGTTTCCGTGCCTGAGGCCGTGATCTTGAGCCCGGCCCACCGGCTTTCGAGCTGGCTGGTGATCGGCGGCCTGGTTTTGCTCGCGCTTCTGGCGGCGGTGCTCGCCGTGCTCACGCATCGTATGATCCGACGCCCGCTGGCGCGCAGCGTCGGCACGATCCGCGCGCTGCAGGAGGGGCACCTCGATACGCCGATCGTCGATACCGATCGCGGCGATGAGATCGGCGACATCAACCGCGCCCTTTCCGATTTCAAGGCGAGCATGATCAAAGCCGAGGAGCTTGCCGCCGCGCAGGCCCGCGAGCGGGAGCTGCGCGAACAGCGGGCGAGCCGCATCGAGGCGCTCAACGGACGGTTCGATCAGGCGATTTCCGGGATTCTCGAAACGGTCGGCGCGTCCGCCACCACGCTCAAGCTGACCGCAGAGAGCATGTCGGCGATCGCCGAGGAGACGAGCAGCCAGGCGACGACCGTCGCCGCCGCCTCCGAACAAGCCTCGACGAATGTGCAGACCGTTTCGGCTGCGGCCGAGGAATTGTCGTCCTCCGTTCAGGAGATCGCCCGTCAGGTGCAGCAATCGACCGATATGGCGAAGACGGTGAGCGAAAGCGCCGAGCAGAGCCGCGGCGTGGTGCAGGGTCTTGCCGCCTCGGTGAAGAAGATCGACGAGGTCGTGCATCTGATCGCCGATATCGCCAACCAGACGAACCTGCTGGCGCTCAATGCGACGATCGAGGCGGCGAGAGCCGGCGAATCCGGCAAGGGCTTTGCGGTCGTTGCCGCCGAGGTGAAAAGCCTCGCCACGCAGACGGCGAAAGCGACCGAGGACATCAGCCGGCAGATCGGCGACGTGCAGATGGGAACGGGCAGCGCCGTGGAGGCGATCGAGAACATCGTGACCGCGATCCGGGAGGTGAGCCAGGTCACCGTCGCGATCGCCGGATCGGTGGAAGAGCAGAACGTCGCCACCCAGGAGATCGCCCGCAACGTCCATGAGGCGGCGTCCGGCACATCGGAAGTGTCGAGCACCATCGTCGGCGTGACGCAGGCGGCCGGCGAGACGGGCTCCGCCTCGGGCCAGGTGCTGTCGGCGGCCGAGGAACTCAACCAGCACGCAGGCGCGTTGCGCGCCATGGTGCGCGAATTCCTGGAGGATGTGCGCGCCGCCTGAGGGGCGGCGCGTCGTGCGCACGAAAAGATCTCCGAAGCTCTTCCGGTCGGTCGAAATGACCGGCCGGGATTGCTAGATATCGCTCAGTGACGAGGCGATCAGCCAGGGAGACGAGGATGAACGAGGCTTCGAACAAATCCTCCGAAGAGGACATTCAGGCCGAAACGGCGGTGACGCCGCGGCGCGAGCTTCCGGAGGCCGCCAAGCGCGCTCTCGCCGAGGCCGAAGAGCGCCGCAGACAAGAGGCCGAGGCACGTGCCGCCGCGGAGGCGGCCCGGGCAAAAGAGTTCAATGGGGTCGAAGGCCCCGAGCCGGTGCGCTTCGGCGATTGGGAGCGCAAAGGCCGCGCGATCGATTTTTGACGGGCTGATCAGGGGGAAGGCGGACCGGCGCGTTTGCCGGCTTCAAGGCCGCGACAGGCGAGCAGGCGTAATGAGGTTGATAGGGGAGGCATCTCTACGTTGCTCCCCCGGATTTCATTGCCTCATATCGATCAAGAATTTCTGGACTATCCAGATCGACTGTATATCTTAGATGGTGCCAAGTCGCTCCTGCGATCCGAACTGTCGCCGGATGGTGTGCGTGCCAGTCCCAAGGGATTGGATAGGACGCAGGAGCGCGAATTCACCTGAACTCCCATACGTTCTGCAGCTGACCATTGTCGTGGAGCATGTCGCGCCACCGGCTGGCTTCTTTGCGATCGTGTCGGTAGGACCGCGCGATCGCGCCGGCTGACATATCGGCAAGTTGTATCAAGGGGTCCCGGGTCGAGTCTTTCAGGTCCCATTTTCTGACAGAACCTGTTTCGATGTGTTGTCTC contains these protein-coding regions:
- a CDS encoding methyl-accepting chemotaxis protein, whose translation is MSKFRSIGLRLALASVGLIAFLLIVGIATISTFVTNSVSELATEKLEQTGLAQAKNVRGLLGGLMQTAKTLDSTVEGLMETGYRARPGVTRLLQQMMTKDTGLAGAWVAFEPNAFDGRDAELAGRADIRTQTEGGRFVPFYYNYGDGVSETHATDMALPWYQVPFKSGEPFMTDPTIYTIDGSDIMLTSAAFPLELDGKTIGVAGVDIELSSLSKEFAQIRPYDVGHVRLVSHGGLWTATDDAENLGKPVSETAPELFPAVEKALSAGTRQLVRDEAGVLNVIVPTGIQDIDGNWAVIVSVPEAVILSPAHRLSSWLVIGGLVLLALLAAVLAVLTHRMIRRPLARSVGTIRALQEGHLDTPIVDTDRGDEIGDINRALSDFKASMIKAEELAAAQARERELREQRASRIEALNGRFDQAISGILETVGASATTLKLTAESMSAIAEETSSQATTVAAASEQASTNVQTVSAAAEELSSSVQEIARQVQQSTDMAKTVSESAEQSRGVVQGLAASVKKIDEVVHLIADIANQTNLLALNATIEAARAGESGKGFAVVAAEVKSLATQTAKATEDISRQIGDVQMGTGSAVEAIENIVTAIREVSQVTVAIAGSVEEQNVATQEIARNVHEAASGTSEVSSTIVGVTQAAGETGSASGQVLSAAEELNQHAGALRAMVREFLEDVRAA
- a CDS encoding RsmB/NOP family class I SAM-dependent RNA methyltransferase, which translates into the protein MSADEGARRDVREPHNTQESRAASGARPHRSGAGKGPSKGGPKTGGPKTGGKASGRGTAQPGPPGLAARDAATAILLKVVRDGSPLGPLLEAGGAPGFRALSAQDKGLVRAILDAALRHRGAIEDAIRKRLERPLDEKAHRLSALLHLGATQVLYLDVPDHAAINLAVTAAGRDRRTAKTKGLVNSVLRRIARERSEILASAASVNGAPDWLIARWEKNWGPERTAAILAAHADAPPLDLTPKSDPAELAERLSGDLLPNGSVRLDRLHTVSKLPGYETGDWWVQDAAAAIPARLLGDISGKRVADLCAAPGGKTAQLVAGGAIVTAVEKSSSRMRRLKGNLERLRLSAEFAEADVFSFQPAESFDFILLDAPCSATGTIRRHPDLPWTKREDEIVMLRKVQQDMLARAANWLKPGGILVYATCSLEPEEGEEQAHIFTKSHDMFEPMPLHAAEFPELQDFCTPEGFFRSLPGMAFGGDSRGVDGFFAARWRRLN
- the htpX gene encoding zinc metalloprotease HtpX, which gives rise to MNMMKTAMLLAALTALFMGVGYLVGGSGGAFIAFLFAAGMNLFSYWNADKLVLKMHNAHEVDERSAPDFFGMIRQLAERANLPMPKVYLIDSDQPNAFATGRNPENAAVAATTGLLQQLSHEEVAGVMAHELAHVKNRDTLTMTITATLAGAISMLGNFALFFGGSRDNNSPFGFVGVLLAALTAPFAAMLVQMAISRTREYSADRDGAAIAGNPLWLASALGKIAGAAKRRPMMSAEQNPASAHLFIINPLSGARMDNLFSTHPSTENRIAALQEMASGGSGPAISRQSSRPAVEPAPAARGVSGPWGSAGTGRSSSGTVPQTGRKRGGPWG
- a CDS encoding DUF1674 domain-containing protein, coding for MNEASNKSSEEDIQAETAVTPRRELPEAAKRALAEAEERRRQEAEARAAAEAARAKEFNGVEGPEPVRFGDWERKGRAIDF